From one Botrytis cinerea B05.10 chromosome 7, complete sequence genomic stretch:
- the Bchxt15 gene encoding Bchxt15, with amino-acid sequence MPSAFFKNYRVYFLTAVAYMGSLLFGYDTGVMGSVLALKSFREDFGLPPDSTGFGGSKNAQVASNVVSLLTAGCFFGSIAAAFCSDRFGRKLSLMGFSFIFLVGAAVQTSSSHSIGQIYAGRVIAGLGVGGMSSITPVFVTENAPPAIRGRITGMFQEFLVLGSTFAYWLNYGVALHIPQSTKQWRIPVAIQLIPGGFLLIGLFFLKESPRWLAKQGRYEEATASMAWTRCTTSEDEEIMQEIAEIRASIEEELAATEGLTWKECIAPANRFRFFSAFCLMFWQQFSGTNSIGYYAPQIFQTIGISAANTALFATGIYGTVKVVTTGIFLLTGIDTLGRRKSLIFGAAWMMAMMFILSAVLVTHPPDTKATSVAPASIAMVVMIYLFVIGYSASWGPIPWVYVSEIFPTRLRSYGVGLAASTQWLCNFSITEITPIAVSNIGWRTFLMFGFFCFGMGVWSFFIIKETKGKTLEELDILFGGVNADRRAQDVEAVLHSKKDIVHHEGDESVGSKAGTIRVEDSPEKST; translated from the exons ATGCCGTCCgctttcttcaaaaattaCCGCGTCTATTTTCTGACGGCTGTGGCTTACATGGGATCGTTACTCTTCG GTTACGATACCGGTGTCATGGGATCGGTACTGGCTCTCAAAAGTTTCAGAGAAGATTTCGGATTACCGCCTGATTCGACGGGATTTGGTGGATCCAAGAACGCACAGGTTGCCTCGAATGTTGTCTCTTTGCTTACGGCTGGTTGTTTCTTCGGTTCCATCGCTGCCGCTTTCTGCAGTGATCGATTCGGAAGAAAACTCTCTCTCATGGGATTCAGTTTTATCTTCCTCGTTGGTGCTGCTGTTCAAACTAGTTCTAGCCACAGTATTGGGCAAATCTATGCTGGTCGTGTTATTGCTGGTTTGGGAGTTGGTGGAATGTCCTCTATCACTCCTGTTTTCGTCACAGAGAATGCACCTCCCGCCATTAGAGGACGAATTACTGGAATGTTCCAAGAGTTCTTGGTACTTGGTTCTACCTTTGCTTACTGGCTGAATTACGGTGTTGCATTACACATCCCTCAATCAACTAAGCAGTGGAGAATCCCAGTCGCTATTCAACTTATCCCAGGTGGATTCCTCTTAATcggtctcttcttcttgaaggAATCTCCAAGATGGCTTGCTAAGCAAGGTCGATATGAGGAAGCCACTGCTTCCATGGCTTGGACTAGATGCACCAcaagtgaagatgaagaaatcatgCAGGAAATCGCCGAGATCCGTGCATCCATTGAGGAGGAACTCGCTGCAACTGAAGGGCTCACCTGGAAAGAGTGTATCGCCCCAGCCAAcagattcagattctttTCAGCTTTCTGCCTCATGTTCTGGCAGCAATTCTCCGGAACCAACTCTATTGGATACTATGCACCACAAATCTTCCAAACCATTGGTATCTCAGCTGCTAACACCGCTTTGTTCGCTACTGGTATCTATGGTACTGTAAAGGTCGTCACTACTGGTATATTCTTACTTACTGGTATTGATACATTGGGTCGTCGCAAGTCTCTTATTTTCGGTGCCGCATGGATGATGGCCATGATGTTCATTCTCTCAGCCGTCCTCGTTACCCACCCACCTGACACCAAGGCCACCAGCGTTGCACCAGCATCGATCGCTATGGTTGTAATGATTTACCTTTTTGTCATCGGTTATTCCGCATCATGGGGACCTATTCCATGGGTCTATGTATCCGAGATTTTCCCCACTCGTCTCCGTTCTTACGGTGTTGGTCTCGCCGCCTCTACTCAATGGTTGTGCAATTTTTCCATTACGGAGATTACACCAATTGCTGTTTCAAACATTGGATGGAGAACATTTTTGATGTTCGGATTCTTCTGTTTTGGAATGGGTGTATGgtccttcttcatcattaaAGAAACGAAGGGCAAGACTTTGGAAGAATTAGATATTCTCTTCGGGGGTGTTAACGCCGACCGAAGAGCCCAGGATGTAGAAGCAGTGCTCCATTCAAAGAAGGATATTGTTCATCATGAGGGTGACGAGTCAGTAGGAAGCAAGGCTGGCACTATTAGAGTTGAGGACAGTCCTGAAAAGAGTACCTAG
- the Bchxt15 gene encoding Bchxt15 has protein sequence MPSAFFKNYRVYFLTAVAYMGSLLFAPRPIKMMEHD, from the exons ATGCCGTCCgctttcttcaaaaattaCCGCGTCTATTTTCTGACGGCTGTGGCTTACATGGGATCGTTACTCTTCG CGCCAAGACCAATCAAGATGATGGAACATGACTGA